The window CGTACTGGTCCCAGTACCACCTCAGCGCCGGCTCCGGATTGTAGAAGCCGTGTCCGAACAGCCGGTAGGACTCGGTGTCGAAGTCCGCCGCGATCACCGGATACAACAACAGCTGTGCCCGCAGGGCCGGACCGCCCCGGTCACGGGCCATCAGCGCCGTCACCGCCGCAAGATTGCCGCCGGCGCTGTCGCCACCCACCGCGATCCGGGCCGGGTCGACGCCGAGTGCGTCCGCATCGCCGGACACCCACCGGGTGACCGCGTACATGTCCTCGGCGGCAGTCGGCCAGCGATGCTCGGGCGCCAACCGGTAGCCGACCGAGATCACCACCGCACCAAGCCGATTGCTGAGGTTGCGGCATAGCCCGTCATGGCTGTCGAGGTCGCAGAACACGAACCCGCCGCCGTGAGCGAACACCAGGGCGGGCAACGGCGCGGGGCCGGCGGGCCGGTACACCCGGACGGGCACCTCCCC is drawn from Mycolicibacterium gilvum and contains these coding sequences:
- a CDS encoding alpha/beta hydrolase encodes the protein MRLDPQIAALIDALDGGFPAVHTMTGAQARATIRSRFTPAAEPEPVHSVHDMAVPVDDGEVPVRVYRPAGPAPLPALVFAHGGGFVFCDLDSHDGLCRNLSNRLGAVVISVGYRLAPEHRWPTAAEDMYAVTRWVSGDADALGVDPARIAVGGDSAGGNLAAVTALMARDRGGPALRAQLLLYPVIAADFDTESYRLFGHGFYNPEPALRWYWDQYVPALSDRQHPYASPLHGELTGLPPAVMVMTGHDPLRDEAVAYAQALTDAGVPVVRCEFDGAVHGFMTMPMLDIAHEARARSCQELTALLHG